A single region of the Sphingomonas sp. LY29 genome encodes:
- the ptsP gene encoding phosphoenolpyruvate--protein phosphotransferase: MPTAAASAREILTGLHDVMARRGSAQVKLDRVVDLIAVAMKSEVCSIYLLRDQQLELFATHGLRKEAVHVTRLGLGEGLVGTIAEEGRILNLAEASTHPAFVYRPETGEEHFHSFAGVPIIRRENAIGVLIVQHADPRCYEKVEIEALQTVAMVLSELLASARLVDGSRGASRDAGMQRLAGLKLVTGMAKGVAVFHQPRVTVEHTVAEDTEAERARVYSAFRKMREQIDNMTREAEFGTAGEHHEILETYKMFAYDEGWARRINESIDSGLTAEAAIERVQQRTRARMRDIDDPILKERMHDLEDLSNRLLRIVSGRMGTAAQTGLAKDSILIARNLGPAELLEYDRRRLKGVVLEEGSLTAHMTIVARAMGVPVVGRILDIRHIANEGDQILLDGDIGAIVVRPTRTIANAFDQRMTMSQKRRAEYATIRALPAETKDGARMQLMVNAGLAEDASLIEITGADGIGLFRTEFQFLVAATLPGRESQYKLYRSVLDAAGDKPVVFRTVDIGGDKALPYLADHKDESENPAMGWRALRLSLERKALMKAQARALIDAADGKVLRVMFPMISEPWEYEEARALFEEQLDWTQKARRPMPARVEFGAMLEVPSLAETLDLLLPRIDFLSIGTNDLTQFLFAADRSDPRLAERYDWLSPAILRFLRRVVREAKAADIPVRVCGEMGGRPLEAMALIGIGLDSFSITPAAVGPVKAMIRSVDAAAVRAKVELLLAKPPANMRKSLGDWAKRHGVAIG, translated from the coding sequence ATGCCGACCGCCGCCGCTTCCGCCCGCGAAATCCTGACCGGCCTCCACGACGTGATGGCGCGCCGGGGATCGGCGCAGGTCAAGCTCGACCGCGTCGTCGACCTGATCGCGGTGGCGATGAAGAGCGAGGTCTGCTCGATCTACCTGCTTCGCGACCAGCAGCTCGAGCTGTTCGCCACCCACGGGCTTCGCAAGGAGGCGGTTCACGTCACCCGGCTCGGGCTTGGCGAAGGGCTGGTCGGGACGATCGCCGAGGAAGGTCGCATCCTCAACCTCGCCGAAGCATCGACCCACCCCGCCTTCGTCTATCGGCCCGAAACCGGCGAAGAGCATTTCCACAGTTTTGCCGGCGTTCCGATCATCCGGCGCGAAAATGCGATCGGCGTCCTGATCGTCCAGCACGCCGACCCGCGCTGCTATGAAAAGGTCGAGATCGAGGCGCTGCAGACCGTCGCGATGGTGTTGTCCGAATTGCTCGCCAGCGCCCGCCTCGTCGATGGGTCGCGCGGGGCGAGCCGCGATGCGGGGATGCAGCGCCTCGCCGGCCTGAAGCTGGTCACCGGCATGGCCAAGGGCGTCGCGGTCTTCCACCAGCCGCGTGTCACCGTCGAACATACCGTTGCCGAGGATACCGAGGCCGAGCGCGCGCGGGTCTATTCTGCCTTCCGCAAGATGCGCGAGCAGATCGACAACATGACGCGCGAGGCCGAATTTGGCACCGCGGGTGAGCATCACGAGATCCTCGAAACCTACAAGATGTTCGCCTATGACGAGGGCTGGGCGCGGCGGATCAATGAATCGATCGACAGCGGCCTGACCGCCGAGGCCGCGATCGAGCGGGTCCAGCAACGCACCCGCGCCAGGATGCGCGACATCGACGATCCGATCCTGAAGGAGCGGATGCACGACCTCGAAGACCTGTCGAACCGGCTGCTGCGGATCGTGTCGGGGCGGATGGGCACCGCCGCGCAGACCGGCCTCGCCAAGGACTCGATCCTGATCGCGCGCAATCTCGGCCCCGCCGAGCTGCTCGAATATGACCGCCGCCGCCTGAAGGGCGTGGTCCTTGAGGAAGGGTCGCTGACCGCGCACATGACGATCGTGGCGCGCGCGATGGGCGTCCCCGTCGTGGGCCGGATCCTCGACATTCGCCACATCGCCAACGAAGGCGACCAGATCCTGCTCGATGGCGACATCGGCGCGATCGTGGTCCGACCGACGCGCACCATCGCCAACGCCTTCGATCAGCGCATGACGATGAGCCAGAAGCGCCGCGCCGAATATGCCACCATCCGCGCGCTTCCTGCCGAGACCAAGGACGGCGCGCGCATGCAGCTGATGGTCAACGCGGGCCTCGCCGAGGACGCCTCGCTGATCGAGATCACCGGCGCCGACGGAATTGGGCTGTTCCGCACCGAATTCCAGTTCCTCGTCGCCGCGACGCTTCCGGGGCGGGAGAGCCAGTACAAGCTTTACCGCTCGGTGCTCGATGCCGCGGGCGACAAGCCGGTGGTGTTCCGCACGGTCGACATCGGCGGCGACAAGGCGCTGCCCTACCTCGCCGATCACAAGGACGAGTCCGAGAATCCGGCGATGGGCTGGCGCGCGCTTCGCCTCAGCCTGGAGCGCAAGGCGCTGATGAAGGCGCAGGCGCGCGCACTGATCGACGCCGCCGACGGCAAGGTCCTGCGCGTCATGTTCCCGATGATCAGCGAGCCGTGGGAATATGAGGAAGCCCGCGCGCTGTTCGAGGAGCAACTCGACTGGACGCAGAAGGCACGTCGGCCGATGCCCGCTCGCGTCGAGTTCGGCGCGATGCTCGAGGTGCCGAGCCTCGCCGAAACGCTCGACCTGTTGCTTCCCCGGATCGATTTCCTGTCGATCGGGACCAATGACCTCACCCAATTCCTGTTCGCCGCCGACCGGTCCGATCCGCGCCTCGCCGAGCGCTACGACTGGCTGAGCCCGGCGATCCTGCGCTTCCTTCGCCGCGTCGTTCGCGAGGCGAAGGCGGCCGACATCCCCGTCCGGGTGTGCGGCGAAATGGGCGGTCGCCCGCTCGAAGCGATGGCGCTGATCGGCATCGGGCTAGACAGTTTCTCGATCACGCCGGCCGCGGTCGGGCCGGTCAAGGCGATGATCCGCTCGGTCGATGCCGCCGCGGTTCGGGCGAAAGTCGAATTGCTGCTTGCCAAGCCACCCGCCAACATGCGCAAGTCGCTGGGGGACTGGGCGAAGCGACATGGGGTGGCAATCGGCTGA
- a CDS encoding aspartyl/asparaginyl beta-hydroxylase domain-containing protein, giving the protein MQLSDRDAERMLLEGVTALRSGDAATARARFAAVIDAGRADGQSLILLAMACRGQGDRAAEEATLDTLLRLEPRTVRGRIMKGDCRVEAGDEGSALGFYSSALQIADGQELPADLMAELRRVEAAVATLKSSRLAKREETLVAQGLPPEQRSDRFRASLDILSGAKQIFLQEPTGYYFPGLPQIQFFDLGDQPWVKEVEAATDAIRAELDALLTAGRDGFRPYLRSDANRPRLDDERLQDSMDWSALFLCENGETFDDAIAQCPHTWDTVQAAPLPRMTNSPTVMFSWLRPGAKIAPHTGTHNTRLTCHLPLIVPPGCGFRVGNEVREWQVGKLMVFDDSIEHEAWNESGKNRLVLIFDIWRPELSEQERREVGALFYASSLE; this is encoded by the coding sequence ATGCAGTTGAGCGATCGGGATGCAGAGCGGATGCTGCTTGAAGGCGTGACCGCGCTTCGGTCGGGTGATGCGGCGACGGCGCGGGCGCGCTTCGCGGCGGTCATCGACGCCGGGCGCGCGGACGGGCAAAGCCTGATCCTGCTCGCGATGGCATGCCGGGGGCAGGGCGACCGCGCGGCAGAAGAGGCAACGCTCGACACGCTGTTGCGCCTCGAGCCGCGCACCGTTCGCGGGCGGATCATGAAGGGTGATTGTCGCGTCGAGGCGGGTGACGAGGGGTCGGCGCTAGGCTTCTACAGCAGCGCGCTGCAGATTGCGGACGGGCAGGAACTGCCGGCCGACCTGATGGCCGAGCTTCGCCGGGTCGAAGCCGCGGTCGCGACGCTCAAGTCTTCGCGGCTGGCAAAGCGGGAGGAGACGCTGGTCGCGCAGGGCCTGCCGCCCGAACAACGCAGCGACCGCTTTCGGGCCTCGCTCGACATCCTGTCGGGCGCCAAGCAGATCTTCCTCCAGGAGCCGACGGGCTATTACTTTCCCGGCCTGCCGCAAATTCAGTTCTTCGACTTGGGCGATCAGCCGTGGGTGAAGGAAGTGGAGGCTGCGACGGACGCAATCCGCGCCGAGCTGGATGCCCTGCTGACCGCGGGCCGGGACGGGTTCCGGCCCTATCTGCGATCGGATGCCAATCGGCCGCGGCTCGACGATGAACGCCTGCAGGACAGCATGGACTGGAGCGCCCTGTTCCTGTGCGAGAATGGCGAGACGTTCGACGATGCCATCGCACAATGCCCGCACACGTGGGACACGGTCCAGGCGGCGCCGCTGCCGCGCATGACAAACTCGCCGACCGTCATGTTTTCATGGCTGCGCCCCGGGGCGAAGATTGCGCCGCACACGGGGACGCACAACACCCGTCTGACCTGCCACCTTCCGCTGATCGTGCCGCCTGGGTGCGGATTTCGCGTCGGGAACGAGGTACGCGAATGGCAGGTCGGCAAGCTGATGGTGTTCGACGATTCGATCGAGCATGAAGCGTGGAACGAGAGCGGCAAGAATCGCCTGGTGCTGATCTTCGACATCTGGCGGCCCGAGCTCAGCGAACAGGAGCGGCGCGAGGTGGGCGCGTTGTTCTATGCGTCCTCGCTCGAATAG
- a CDS encoding NAD(P)H-dependent flavin oxidoreductase, which produces MSGEGMIAETRAVHGDAGSIRLKELMARGTAFLGTEYAILGGAMSWVSERNLVSAISNGGGFGVIACGAMNPELLDKEITETKARTAKPFGVNLITMHPQLSELIDVCARHKVGHVVLAGGLPPGGAIDRIKGSGAKLIAFAPALALAKKLIRSGADALVIEGMEAGGHIGPVSTSVLAQEILPHVAADIPVFVAGGIGRGEAIAAYLEMGAVGVQLGTRFVCATESIAHANFKKAFIRASARDAIPSVQIDPRLPVIPVRALKNREMEAFAAKQREVAGHLDSGSIEMAEAQLQIEHYWAGALRRAVIDGDVEGGSVMAGQSVGMVKKEEPVADIIAELVDEASAALGSRG; this is translated from the coding sequence ATGAGCGGCGAGGGAATGATCGCGGAAACGCGCGCGGTTCACGGTGATGCGGGCAGTATCCGCCTGAAGGAATTGATGGCGCGCGGGACCGCCTTCCTCGGCACCGAATATGCGATCCTCGGCGGTGCGATGAGCTGGGTCAGCGAGCGCAACCTCGTGTCCGCCATTTCCAACGGGGGCGGTTTCGGCGTGATCGCCTGCGGGGCGATGAACCCCGAACTGCTCGATAAGGAAATCACCGAGACCAAGGCGCGGACGGCCAAGCCGTTCGGCGTCAACCTGATCACCATGCACCCCCAATTGAGCGAGCTGATCGACGTCTGCGCGCGCCACAAGGTCGGTCATGTCGTGCTGGCGGGTGGGCTTCCCCCCGGCGGCGCGATCGACCGGATCAAGGGCAGCGGCGCGAAGCTGATCGCCTTCGCCCCCGCCCTCGCGCTGGCGAAGAAATTGATCCGCTCGGGCGCCGACGCGCTGGTGATCGAAGGCATGGAGGCCGGCGGCCACATCGGACCCGTGTCGACCAGCGTGCTTGCGCAGGAAATCCTGCCGCACGTCGCCGCCGACATTCCCGTGTTCGTCGCGGGGGGGATCGGTCGCGGCGAGGCGATCGCCGCCTACCTCGAAATGGGCGCGGTCGGGGTCCAGCTTGGCACCCGCTTCGTCTGCGCGACCGAAAGCATCGCCCACGCCAACTTCAAAAAGGCGTTCATCCGCGCCTCGGCGCGCGACGCGATCCCGTCGGTCCAGATCGACCCGCGCCTGCCGGTCATCCCGGTGCGCGCGCTCAAGAATCGCGAGATGGAGGCCTTCGCCGCGAAGCAGCGCGAAGTCGCGGGTCATCTCGACTCCGGGTCGATCGAAATGGCCGAGGCGCAGCTTCAGATCGAACATTATTGGGCGGGCGCGCTTCGCCGCGCGGTCATCGACGGCGATGTCGAGGGCGGATCGGTCATGGCCGGCCAGTCGGTCGGCATGGTCAAAAAAGAAGAGCCCGTCGCGGACATCATCGCCGAACTGGTCGACGAGGCTTCCGCCGCACTGGGCAGCCGCGGCTAA
- a CDS encoding low affinity iron permease family protein: MHPFFERLSERVAATAGQSKSFAVAFTIVLLWALSGPLFGWSDTWQLVINTSTTIVTFLMVFLIQNAQNRDASAIQAKLDELIRAGGKARNEFIGIEHLSAVELVALRRTLERLVGDDVAHHRAIERLLKSR; this comes from the coding sequence ATGCATCCGTTTTTCGAGCGCCTGTCGGAGCGTGTCGCTGCGACCGCGGGTCAGTCCAAGTCATTCGCCGTCGCGTTCACGATCGTGTTATTGTGGGCGCTTTCTGGGCCGTTGTTCGGCTGGTCCGACACGTGGCAGTTGGTCATCAACACCAGCACGACCATCGTCACCTTCCTGATGGTGTTCCTGATCCAGAATGCGCAGAACCGCGACGCCTCCGCGATCCAGGCCAAGCTCGACGAGTTGATCCGCGCGGGCGGCAAGGCAAGAAACGAGTTCATCGGGATCGAGCACCTGTCCGCGGTCGAACTGGTGGCGCTCCGCCGAACGCTGGAGCGCCTCGTCGGCGACGACGTCGCCCACCACCGCGCGATCGAACGACTGTTGAAAAGCCGATAA
- the ftsH gene encoding ATP-dependent zinc metalloprotease FtsH: MDDKNLDKKPGNPWTKSLLIWIAVIVGLVMFVRAFDTGAATTGEPLSYSDFVRQVDEGNVQSVTIATSSTGNVAVSGKMADGKPFRTVAPSDANVSDRLIAKGVGVAVKAEEQSSFWLILLYQSLPFLLILGISFFVMRQMQKNAGGGAMGFGKSRAKILVPKEGRVTFSDVAGIDEAREELTEIVEFLKDPGKFSRLGGKIPKGALLVGSPGTGKTLLARAIAGEAGVPFFTISGSDFVEMFVGVGASRVRDMFEQAKKSAPCIVFIDEIDAVGRHRGAGLGNGNDEREQTLNQLLVEMDGFEANEGIIIIAATNRPDVLDPALLRPGRFDRQVMVPRPDIEGREQILAVHMKKVPLAPDVDPRVIARGTPGFSGADLANLVNEAALLAARRGKRLVAAQEFDDARDKVMMGAERRSMVMTEDEKKMTAYHEAGHALVFAHEPTADPIHKATIIPRGFALGMVQPLPERDSYSYHRDKMHADLAVAFGGRVAEELIFGHDKVSSGASSDIQQATRLARAMVTKWGMSDKLGPLDFSDGDETPTGYFAPQQKRMSGETIKLIDAEVKRFVEQGLERAREILTKHLDQLHIIAKALLEYETLTGEEIKTLLKGGDIDRGTDHKPVLPATGTSIPKSRRPKPGIGGPASAGA, encoded by the coding sequence GTGGACGACAAGAATCTGGACAAGAAGCCCGGCAACCCCTGGACGAAATCGCTGCTGATCTGGATCGCGGTGATCGTCGGCCTCGTCATGTTCGTGCGCGCCTTCGACACCGGCGCAGCCACCACGGGCGAGCCGCTCTCCTATTCCGATTTTGTGCGGCAGGTCGACGAAGGCAATGTCCAGTCGGTGACCATCGCCACGTCGAGCACGGGCAACGTCGCGGTGAGCGGCAAGATGGCCGACGGCAAGCCCTTCCGCACCGTCGCCCCGTCCGACGCCAATGTCTCCGATCGCCTGATCGCCAAGGGCGTCGGCGTCGCGGTCAAGGCCGAGGAGCAGTCGAGCTTCTGGCTGATCCTGCTCTACCAGTCGCTGCCTTTCCTGCTGATCCTGGGCATCAGCTTCTTCGTCATGCGCCAGATGCAGAAGAATGCCGGCGGCGGCGCGATGGGCTTCGGCAAGAGCCGCGCCAAGATCCTGGTCCCCAAGGAAGGCCGCGTGACCTTTTCCGACGTCGCGGGGATCGACGAGGCCCGCGAGGAGCTGACCGAGATCGTCGAGTTCCTGAAGGATCCCGGCAAATTCTCGCGCCTCGGCGGCAAGATCCCCAAGGGAGCATTGCTGGTCGGGTCACCCGGCACCGGCAAGACGTTGCTCGCCCGCGCCATCGCGGGTGAGGCAGGCGTCCCCTTCTTCACCATTTCGGGTTCGGACTTCGTCGAGATGTTCGTCGGCGTCGGCGCAAGCCGCGTCCGCGACATGTTCGAACAGGCCAAGAAGTCGGCCCCTTGCATCGTCTTCATCGACGAAATCGACGCGGTCGGCCGTCATCGCGGCGCCGGGCTCGGCAACGGCAATGACGAGCGCGAGCAGACGCTCAACCAGCTGCTGGTCGAGATGGACGGCTTCGAAGCCAACGAAGGCATCATCATCATCGCCGCGACCAACCGTCCCGACGTGCTCGATCCTGCCCTGCTTCGCCCGGGCCGGTTCGATCGCCAGGTGATGGTGCCGCGCCCGGACATCGAGGGCCGCGAGCAGATTCTGGCCGTCCACATGAAGAAGGTGCCGCTGGCGCCCGACGTCGATCCACGCGTTATCGCTCGCGGCACGCCGGGCTTCTCGGGTGCCGACCTTGCCAACCTCGTCAACGAAGCCGCCTTGCTTGCCGCCCGCCGAGGCAAGCGCCTCGTCGCCGCGCAGGAGTTCGACGACGCGCGCGACAAGGTCATGATGGGCGCCGAGCGCCGGTCGATGGTGATGACCGAGGACGAGAAAAAGATGACCGCCTATCACGAGGCCGGTCACGCGCTCGTCTTCGCGCACGAGCCGACCGCCGATCCGATTCACAAGGCGACGATCATCCCGCGTGGTTTCGCGCTGGGCATGGTCCAGCCCTTGCCGGAGCGTGACAGCTATTCCTACCACCGTGACAAGATGCATGCCGACCTCGCCGTCGCCTTCGGTGGCCGCGTGGCCGAAGAACTGATCTTCGGTCACGACAAGGTGTCGTCGGGCGCCTCGAGCGACATCCAGCAGGCGACCCGTCTCGCCCGGGCGATGGTCACCAAGTGGGGCATGTCCGACAAGCTCGGCCCGCTCGACTTCTCCGACGGCGACGAGACCCCGACGGGTTACTTCGCGCCGCAGCAGAAGCGCATGTCGGGCGAAACCATCAAGCTGATCGATGCCGAGGTGAAGCGCTTCGTCGAGCAGGGCCTGGAGCGGGCGCGTGAGATCCTGACCAAGCATCTCGACCAGCTGCACATCATCGCCAAGGCGTTGCTCGAATATGAGACGCTGACGGGCGAGGAGATCAAGACGCTGTTGAAGGGCGGCGACATCGATCGTGGGACCGATCACAAGCCGGTTCTCCCGGCGACCGGGACCTCGATCCCCAAGAGCCGCCGGCCGAAACCCGGCATCGGCGGTCCCGCCTCTGCCGGCGCCTGA
- the tilS gene encoding tRNA lysidine(34) synthetase TilS, with product MTVDPALVARFRKDLDALIAPGVRVGVAVSGGPDSLALLLLAAAARPGLIEAATVDHSLREGSADEAATVAAVCARLGIPHQTLVADWASPPTAAIQAEARAMRYRLLGQWAAVRGFPAVATAHHADDQAETLLMRLARGSGIAGLSGSRPTRPLLEGVALIRPLLGWRKTDLVALVDAAGLDAVDDPSNRDPRHDRSRIRQFLRGADWLDPARLAASAAAIRDSDDAIEWALAPLLATRLERAGDRLTIHPVDLPREFRRRLLLAAFDALEAPTPRGPDLMRAITALEAGATVTLSGLKLAGGAQWIITQAPPPR from the coding sequence ATGACGGTCGATCCGGCCCTCGTCGCCCGTTTTCGCAAGGACCTCGACGCGCTGATCGCGCCCGGCGTCCGCGTCGGGGTCGCGGTGTCGGGCGGGCCCGACAGCCTCGCGCTGCTGCTGCTTGCCGCCGCCGCGCGGCCGGGGCTGATCGAAGCGGCGACGGTCGACCATAGCCTTCGCGAGGGCAGCGCCGACGAAGCCGCGACCGTGGCGGCAGTGTGTGCCAGGCTCGGCATCCCGCACCAGACGCTGGTCGCCGACTGGGCATCTCCGCCGACCGCCGCGATCCAGGCCGAGGCGCGGGCGATGCGCTATCGCCTGCTCGGCCAATGGGCCGCCGTGCGCGGCTTCCCCGCCGTCGCCACTGCACATCACGCCGACGACCAGGCCGAAACGCTGTTGATGCGGCTGGCGCGCGGATCGGGCATCGCCGGCCTCAGCGGCTCGCGGCCCACTCGTCCTCTCTTGGAGGGCGTCGCGCTGATCCGCCCGCTGCTCGGCTGGCGAAAGACCGACCTCGTCGCGCTGGTCGACGCCGCTGGCCTCGACGCCGTCGACGACCCGTCGAACCGCGACCCCCGCCACGACCGCTCGCGCATCCGCCAGTTCCTGCGCGGGGCCGACTGGCTAGACCCCGCCCGCCTCGCCGCGAGCGCCGCCGCAATTCGCGATTCCGACGACGCCATCGAATGGGCGCTCGCCCCCCTCCTCGCCACTCGGCTCGAACGAGCGGGCGACCGCCTCACCATCCACCCCGTCGACCTGCCAAGAGAGTTTCGTCGCCGCCTGTTGCTCGCCGCCTTCGACGCGCTGGAAGCCCCCACCCCGCGCGGCCCCGATCTCATGCGGGCAATCACCGCGCTCGAAGCCGGCGCGACCGTGACACTTTCCGGCCTGAAGCTGGCCGGCGGCGCGCAATGGATCATCACCCAGGCGCCACCGCCGCGCTAG
- a CDS encoding tetratricopeptide repeat protein yields MRFSTALPLVALTMIAASPAAAQRAQTPDQRIDRLERQVRQVQRQVFPKGQPADTAGFSDEPAASQVVVTAQSNRLDALERQVAEIVRTSEENTNRLATMEAEVARLRADQDRRLRAIENAQPVVPDDNDRDEGREVTSLDEPSPPPSRPRFEGSNTPSATTTTSTAASSDPAEAAYDAGYQLWVAKKYDQAITALKAMAARYPNHRRVSWAHNLHGRALLDKGQPRAAAETLLANYRRDPKGERAQDSLFYLGKSLTRLGQPAQACKAYAELEDVYGTSLRAPLRADLRAAKTEAKCS; encoded by the coding sequence ATGCGTTTCTCGACTGCCCTTCCGCTCGTTGCCCTGACCATGATCGCCGCCTCGCCCGCGGCGGCGCAGCGGGCGCAGACCCCGGACCAGCGCATCGACCGGCTGGAGCGGCAGGTGCGACAGGTGCAGCGCCAGGTCTTCCCGAAAGGCCAGCCCGCCGACACCGCCGGCTTCAGCGACGAGCCCGCCGCAAGCCAGGTCGTCGTGACCGCGCAGAGCAACCGCCTCGATGCGCTTGAGCGGCAGGTCGCCGAGATCGTCCGCACGTCGGAGGAAAATACCAACCGCCTTGCGACGATGGAAGCCGAAGTCGCGCGCCTCCGCGCCGACCAGGACCGCCGCCTCCGCGCGATCGAAAATGCCCAGCCGGTGGTCCCCGACGACAATGATCGCGACGAAGGCCGCGAAGTGACCTCGCTCGACGAGCCCTCGCCGCCGCCGTCGCGCCCGCGCTTCGAGGGTTCCAATACCCCGTCCGCGACGACCACCACGTCGACCGCTGCATCCTCCGACCCTGCCGAAGCCGCCTACGATGCCGGCTACCAGCTGTGGGTCGCCAAGAAGTACGACCAGGCGATCACCGCGCTGAAGGCGATGGCGGCACGCTACCCGAACCATCGCCGCGTCAGCTGGGCGCACAACCTTCATGGCCGCGCCTTGCTCGACAAGGGCCAGCCCCGCGCCGCCGCCGAGACCCTCCTCGCCAACTATCGCCGCGATCCCAAGGGCGAGCGCGCGCAGGACAGCCTGTTCTACCTCGGCAAGTCGCTGACCCGGCTCGGGCAGCCGGCGCAGGCGTGCAAGGCCTATGCGGAGCTTGAGGATGTCTACGGCACCTCGCTCCGCGCACCGCTGCGCGCCGACCTGCGCGCCGCCAAGACCGAAGCGAAGTGCAGCTAA
- a CDS encoding aspartate kinase — MPRIVMKFGGTSMAGIERIRAVATRVKREVERGNQVAVVVSAMAGETDRLVQLCREAAALYDPREYDVVVASGEQVTSGLLAITLQGMGLNAKSYMGWQLPIRASGHSAALIEGIDVEVLERVFDDGGIAVIPGFQGVTSEGAVATLGRGGSDTSAVALAAAMKADRCDIYTDVDGVYTTDPRIVPAARKLDLVTYEEMLELASVGAKVLQTRSVGLAMRTNMPLTVLSSFEDGPGTMIVGDEQIEGSAMERNVITGIAHDKNEAMVTLTQLPDKAGTVAAIFAPLAAANVNVDMIVQSVPRGGEPSVLTFTVPRASLAHTVAELQKRKADIGFDELLTDTNVVKVSAVGVGMRSNAGIAARMFETLAERGINILAITTSEIKVSVLIAEEYTELAVRVLHTAYGLDAPRDAITGEVA, encoded by the coding sequence ATGCCCCGTATCGTCATGAAATTCGGTGGGACGTCGATGGCCGGGATCGAACGGATCCGCGCCGTCGCCACCCGCGTCAAGCGAGAGGTCGAACGCGGCAACCAGGTCGCGGTCGTCGTGAGCGCGATGGCGGGCGAAACCGACCGGCTAGTGCAATTGTGCCGCGAGGCCGCCGCGCTCTACGATCCGCGCGAATATGACGTGGTCGTCGCCAGCGGCGAACAGGTCACCAGCGGCCTGCTTGCCATCACGCTGCAGGGCATGGGCCTCAACGCCAAGAGCTACATGGGCTGGCAGTTGCCGATCCGCGCCAGCGGGCACAGCGCCGCGCTGATCGAGGGGATCGACGTCGAGGTGCTCGAACGCGTGTTCGACGACGGCGGGATCGCGGTCATCCCGGGCTTCCAGGGCGTCACCAGCGAAGGCGCGGTGGCAACGCTCGGGCGCGGCGGGTCCGACACGTCGGCGGTCGCCCTCGCCGCCGCCATGAAGGCCGACCGCTGCGACATCTACACCGACGTCGACGGCGTCTACACCACAGACCCGCGCATCGTGCCCGCGGCGCGCAAGCTCGACCTCGTCACCTATGAAGAAATGCTCGAGCTTGCGAGCGTCGGAGCAAAGGTCCTGCAGACCCGGTCGGTCGGGCTGGCGATGCGCACCAACATGCCGCTGACCGTCCTGTCCTCGTTCGAGGACGGGCCGGGAACGATGATCGTTGGCGACGAACAGATTGAAGGAAGCGCGATGGAACGCAACGTCATCACGGGCATCGCCCACGACAAGAATGAAGCGATGGTCACGCTGACCCAGCTGCCCGACAAGGCCGGAACGGTCGCCGCGATCTTCGCGCCGCTCGCCGCCGCGAACGTCAACGTCGACATGATCGTGCAGAGCGTCCCGCGCGGCGGGGAGCCGAGCGTGCTGACCTTCACCGTTCCGCGCGCGTCACTCGCCCACACCGTCGCCGAGCTTCAGAAGCGCAAGGCCGACATCGGCTTCGACGAGCTGCTGACCGACACCAATGTCGTCAAGGTCAGCGCGGTCGGAGTCGGCATGCGCTCCAACGCCGGCATCGCCGCGCGCATGTTCGAAACGCTCGCCGAGCGCGGCATCAACATCCTCGCCATCACGACCAGCGAGATTAAGGTGAGCGTGCTGATCGCCGAGGAATATACCGAGCTTGCCGTGCGCGTGCTCCACACCGCCTACGGGCTCGACGCGCCGCGCGACGCGATCACGGGAGAAGTTGCATGA
- a CDS encoding helix-turn-helix domain-containing protein has protein sequence MDETDGTVPMTVGERLREAREAKSLSLEDVASSTRIPTRHLASLEASEWDNLPAATYSVGFAKNYASAVGLDKAEIAEQLRAEMGGSRAPMATMSEVYEAADPARTMPKGLVFGALALVLIAVLGFTWMSNRSLEPQAPLPEAPATAAGPAAAPAPGALPAASGPVVLTADDAVWIEVRDGANVLRQGELGVGQSFEVPATATAPVLTTGKPEALRISVGTADAPPVGPAGQRVSGVSLKPADLMRAPAATPPANSATPTP, from the coding sequence ATGGACGAGACCGATGGCACTGTGCCGATGACGGTTGGCGAACGCCTGCGTGAAGCGCGCGAGGCGAAAAGCCTGTCGCTCGAGGACGTGGCATCGTCGACCCGCATTCCGACCCGCCACCTGGCCAGCCTGGAGGCGAGCGAGTGGGACAATTTGCCCGCCGCGACCTATTCGGTCGGCTTCGCCAAGAATTATGCAAGCGCGGTCGGGCTCGACAAGGCAGAGATCGCCGAGCAGCTTCGTGCCGAAATGGGCGGAAGCCGGGCGCCGATGGCGACCATGTCCGAAGTCTATGAGGCCGCCGACCCTGCGCGCACGATGCCCAAGGGCCTCGTCTTCGGCGCGCTCGCGCTCGTGCTGATCGCAGTGCTCGGCTTCACCTGGATGAGCAATCGCTCGCTCGAGCCGCAGGCCCCGCTGCCCGAGGCGCCGGCGACGGCGGCGGGTCCGGCGGCAGCCCCCGCGCCGGGCGCGCTTCCCGCCGCGTCGGGTCCGGTCGTCCTGACCGCCGACGACGCAGTGTGGATCGAGGTCCGCGACGGCGCCAACGTCCTTCGCCAGGGTGAACTCGGCGTCGGCCAGAGCTTCGAGGTCCCGGCGACCGCGACCGCGCCGGTCCTCACCACCGGCAAGCCCGAGGCTCTCCGCATTTCGGTCGGCACCGCCGACGCGCCGCCGGTCGGTCCGGCAGGCCAGCGCGTGTCGGGCGTCAGCCTGAAGCCCGCCGACCTGATGCGTGCGCCCGCGGCCACACCCCCGGCGAATAGCGCCACGCCCACGCCCTAG